One window from the genome of Halobellus ruber encodes:
- a CDS encoding aldo/keto reductase, translating to MEYTTLGETGLEVSRFALGCMNFGSGEPWMIGDEERSREIIEHALEMGINVLDTANVYSRGESEEIVGRAIEGYDRSEVVVATKVYHRMREGPNGRGLSRKHVLDQAAASLDRLGLDYIDLYQIHRWDDDTPLEETLSALDHLVEEGLVRYVGASTMPAWKFTRALYAADVENRERFVSMQPEYNAVDRHEEANVLPACEAEGVGVLPWSPLAGGFLTGKYERGETPDSGRAATDDYTARRFTEENWAVLEAIRDIAEAKGATPAQVSLAWLLHKEVVDAPILGPRRIDHLEENVGALAVDLSDDEMARIEAPKTPRWPAPGKD from the coding sequence ATGGAGTATACGACCCTCGGCGAGACCGGACTGGAGGTCTCCCGGTTCGCCCTGGGGTGTATGAACTTCGGCTCCGGCGAACCGTGGATGATCGGCGACGAGGAGCGGTCCCGCGAGATCATCGAGCACGCCCTGGAGATGGGGATCAACGTCTTAGACACCGCCAACGTCTACTCCCGCGGCGAGAGCGAGGAGATCGTCGGCCGCGCCATCGAGGGGTACGACCGCTCGGAGGTGGTCGTGGCGACGAAGGTGTACCATCGGATGCGCGAGGGGCCGAACGGGCGGGGGCTCTCGCGGAAACACGTCCTCGATCAGGCGGCGGCGTCGCTCGACCGCCTCGGACTCGACTACATCGACCTCTACCAGATCCACCGGTGGGACGACGACACCCCCCTCGAGGAGACCCTTTCGGCGCTGGATCATCTCGTCGAGGAGGGGCTGGTGCGGTACGTCGGCGCGAGTACGATGCCGGCCTGGAAGTTCACCCGGGCGCTGTACGCCGCCGACGTGGAGAACCGCGAGCGGTTCGTCTCGATGCAGCCGGAGTACAACGCGGTCGACCGCCACGAGGAGGCGAACGTCCTCCCCGCCTGCGAGGCCGAAGGCGTCGGCGTCCTGCCGTGGTCGCCGCTGGCGGGCGGCTTCCTGACGGGCAAGTACGAGCGGGGCGAGACGCCCGACTCGGGGCGGGCGGCGACCGACGACTACACCGCCCGGCGGTTCACTGAGGAGAACTGGGCTGTACTCGAGGCGATCCGCGACATCGCCGAGGCGAAGGGAGCGACGCCCGCACAGGTCAGCCTCGCGTGGCTCCTGCACAAGGAGGTCGTCGACGCGCCGATCCTCGGCCCGCGGCGGATCGACCACCTAGAGGAGAACGTCGGCGCGCTCGCGGTCGATCTGAGCGACGACGAGATGGCCCGGATCGAGGCGCCGAAGACCCCCCGGTGGCCCGCGCCGGGCAAGGACTGA
- a CDS encoding TrmB family transcriptional regulator, with protein MDTESLVEVLEAAGLSPYQADAYVTLLDLGAASATNVADASDVPGPRIYDVLESLEDRGYVETFEQAALQVRAHSPSKVLEDLRGKATRLERAAEEVEKRWDQPELAAGDASIVTRFRTVITRAKSFIAEANHQILLSATVENLERLRPAIEDAADRGVSVRVSVHTDDDRTALDVDRFAECCTEIRHRPLPAPFVALADRRRACFAHPPDSYDRYGVLVNDRTHTYVFYWYFLTCLWEPWEQIHRPDDGYPIEYFDVRHLVRDLREIDWRENPVRLRVEGYHTDTGEACQIEGLVTDIRVPFETEATNGFELSGQVTVDLDIDGEHMSIGGWGAIVEDVEGTRLTVIG; from the coding sequence ATGGACACCGAGTCGCTCGTCGAGGTGCTGGAGGCTGCCGGGCTGTCGCCGTACCAGGCAGATGCCTACGTCACGCTTCTGGACCTCGGGGCCGCCTCGGCGACGAATGTCGCCGACGCCAGCGACGTGCCCGGGCCGCGCATCTACGACGTCCTCGAATCGCTCGAGGACCGGGGCTACGTCGAGACGTTCGAGCAGGCCGCGCTCCAGGTTCGCGCACACAGCCCGTCGAAGGTGCTCGAAGACCTCAGGGGGAAGGCGACCCGGCTGGAGCGGGCCGCCGAGGAGGTCGAAAAGCGGTGGGACCAGCCGGAGTTGGCCGCCGGTGACGCGAGCATCGTGACGCGGTTCCGCACCGTCATCACCCGCGCGAAGTCGTTCATCGCGGAGGCGAACCACCAGATCCTGCTGTCGGCGACGGTGGAGAACTTGGAGCGGCTCCGGCCCGCCATCGAGGACGCGGCCGACCGCGGCGTCTCCGTCCGCGTGTCCGTCCACACCGACGACGACCGGACCGCCCTCGACGTCGATCGCTTCGCGGAGTGCTGTACGGAGATCCGCCACCGCCCCCTGCCGGCGCCGTTCGTCGCGCTCGCGGACCGGCGACGCGCCTGCTTCGCGCACCCGCCGGATTCCTACGACCGCTACGGCGTCCTCGTGAACGACAGGACGCACACCTACGTGTTCTACTGGTACTTCCTCACTTGTCTGTGGGAGCCGTGGGAGCAGATCCACCGGCCGGACGACGGCTACCCGATCGAGTACTTCGACGTGCGGCACCTGGTCCGGGACCTCCGCGAGATCGACTGGCGGGAGAACCCCGTCCGGTTGCGTGTGGAAGGCTACCACACGGACACCGGCGAGGCGTGTCAGATCGAGGGGCTCGTCACCGACATCCGGGTCCCATTCGAGACTGAGGCCACAAACGGGTTCGAACTCTCCGGCCAAGTGACAGTCGACCTCGACATCGACGGCGAACACATGAGCATCGGCGGGTGGGGTGCGATCGTCGAGGACGTCGAGGGGACCAGACTCACCGTGATCGGATAA
- a CDS encoding alpha-glucosidase, protein MSEHTWWKEAVVYQIYPRSFNDTDGDGLGDIPGITEKIGYLDDLGVDAVWLSPVYESPQYDNGYDVADYRSIHSEFGTMDDFDRMLERLHDRDIRLVMDMIPNHTSSEHEWFQRSRSEPEGEYGDYYVWREGDPDQPPNNWESAFGGSAWTYDEERGAWYLHLFDVHQPDLNWRTPEVREEIYDTMNWWLGKGIDGFRLDVVNLLSKAEGLPDGDPDGEWVGSEFFVDGPRIHEHLGEMHDEVFAGTAAVTVGEMPQLDIETARKYVGDGPLDLVFPFEHMDFDFGEAGRWDIGSWELTDLKSILDRWQRGLEGYAWNTIFFENHDQPRSVSRFGDDGEYHYESATALATVVLTLRGTPFVYQGQEIGMTNSTFESLESVRDVDTVRNVRELIEDGLIENYEAIRPVVEYRSRDNARTPMQWDDTPHAGFTDGEPWIPVNDDYPEINVARQEGSASVLSYYRDLIALRRGTDALVRGAYDLFHPDDEQLYVYTRTLEGREVVVAINFSDGDRRARLDPLHAEASLLLSNYDDVADAPDGAVELRPYEARVYEQSQ, encoded by the coding sequence ATGAGCGAACACACCTGGTGGAAGGAGGCGGTCGTATATCAGATCTATCCGCGGAGCTTCAACGACACCGACGGCGACGGGCTCGGGGACATCCCGGGGATCACCGAGAAGATCGGCTACCTCGACGACCTGGGCGTCGACGCCGTCTGGCTCAGTCCGGTCTACGAGTCGCCGCAGTACGACAACGGGTACGATGTCGCCGACTACCGGTCGATCCACTCCGAGTTCGGGACGATGGACGACTTCGACCGGATGCTCGAACGGCTCCACGACCGCGACATCCGGCTGGTGATGGACATGATCCCGAACCACACCTCCTCCGAACACGAGTGGTTCCAGCGGTCCCGGTCGGAGCCGGAGGGGGAGTACGGCGACTACTACGTCTGGCGCGAGGGCGACCCCGACCAGCCGCCGAACAACTGGGAGTCCGCCTTCGGCGGGTCGGCGTGGACCTACGACGAGGAGCGCGGCGCGTGGTATCTCCACCTCTTCGACGTTCACCAGCCCGACCTCAACTGGCGGACCCCCGAGGTCCGCGAGGAGATCTACGACACGATGAACTGGTGGCTCGGGAAGGGGATCGACGGCTTCCGGCTGGATGTCGTCAATCTCCTCTCGAAGGCCGAGGGGCTCCCGGACGGCGACCCCGACGGCGAGTGGGTCGGCAGCGAGTTCTTCGTCGACGGCCCGCGGATCCACGAGCACCTCGGCGAGATGCACGACGAGGTGTTCGCGGGAACCGCCGCCGTCACCGTCGGCGAGATGCCCCAACTCGACATCGAGACCGCCCGGAAGTACGTCGGCGACGGGCCGCTCGACCTCGTCTTTCCCTTCGAGCATATGGACTTCGACTTCGGCGAGGCGGGCCGCTGGGACATCGGCTCCTGGGAGCTCACGGACCTCAAATCCATCCTGGACAGGTGGCAGCGTGGTCTTGAGGGTTACGCCTGGAACACGATCTTCTTCGAGAACCACGACCAGCCCCGGAGCGTCTCCCGCTTCGGCGACGACGGGGAGTACCATTACGAGTCCGCGACCGCGCTCGCGACGGTCGTCCTCACCCTCCGGGGGACGCCGTTCGTCTACCAGGGCCAGGAGATCGGGATGACCAACAGCACCTTCGAGAGCCTGGAGTCCGTCCGCGACGTCGACACCGTCCGGAACGTCCGGGAGCTGATCGAGGACGGCCTGATCGAGAACTACGAGGCGATCCGCCCGGTCGTCGAGTACCGCTCCCGGGACAACGCGCGGACGCCGATGCAGTGGGACGACACGCCCCACGCGGGCTTTACCGACGGTGAACCGTGGATCCCCGTGAACGACGACTACCCCGAAATCAACGTGGCCCGCCAGGAGGGGTCGGCGTCGGTGCTCTCGTACTACCGCGACCTGATCGCTCTCCGCCGGGGGACCGACGCGCTCGTCCGCGGTGCCTACGACCTCTTCCACCCCGACGACGAGCAGCTGTACGTCTACACGCGGACGCTCGAAGGGCGGGAGGTCGTCGTCGCGATCAACTTCTCCGACGGGGACCGCCGGGCGCGGCTCGATCCGCTGCACGCCGAGGCGTCGCTTCTTTTGAGCAACTACGACGACGTCGCGGACGCGCCGGACGGGGCGGTCGAGCTCCGACCGTACGAGGCCCGGGTGTACGAGCAGTCGCAGTAG